A single Streptomyces sp. Edi2 DNA region contains:
- a CDS encoding non-ribosomal peptide synthetase, protein MTTPTPHHPDTRKDDPVPTEGTPQDERTPAADRPASAPEAGQPAPTAGLTALVAWHAARTPQALAVADGDTTLTYAQLVSSARALAAHLREHGVRQGDAVALLMPRSARTVVAQLALWWAGAVCVPLDPAHPRSRSEALAADAGATLTVGDGKLLESAELSGATLALPGAPLVDGGDLPGAELGPDAAAFIMFTSGSTGRPKGVALPHRAIAELVFDPAYLTLTSRDRVLFHSPMTFDASTFEVWGALANGAAVVVCTAERPSFEDLARHVERHGVTVAFFTTALFHQLAARRSRLFSLLRTVIVGGEALSAHHAREVLHAFPWLELVNGYGPTEATTFTTAHRVTDADCDGQLPIGRPIAGATVHLLDDSGQPVPDGERGELWIGGSRLALGYTGQPQLTAERFCEQPGLGRLYRSGDLVSRRPDGTLDFHGRTDDQVKIRGFRIEPAEIEHALREQPEVADAAVTVHRPAPDDARLAAFVVAAPGPVPRPATLQDRLAGVLPAHLVPDEVRMVDALPLTASGKVDRRALTDLVTTDLPDAAAGPLGPLEQAVAEVWGRSLGREVTRADADFLALGGHSLLALAVTDDLREELGVELTLADFFAAPTVAGHAALVERALLAAHSDLRPGAPEDTDGH, encoded by the coding sequence ATGACCACCCCCACCCCGCACCACCCCGACACCCGGAAGGACGATCCCGTGCCCACCGAAGGCACCCCGCAGGACGAGCGCACCCCGGCCGCTGACCGCCCCGCGTCCGCCCCGGAGGCCGGGCAGCCCGCACCCACCGCCGGGCTGACGGCCCTGGTGGCCTGGCATGCCGCACGGACCCCGCAGGCCCTGGCCGTGGCGGACGGCGACACCACGCTCACCTACGCCCAGCTCGTCTCCTCGGCCCGGGCGCTCGCCGCCCATCTGCGCGAGCACGGCGTGCGCCAGGGTGACGCCGTGGCGCTGCTGATGCCGCGCTCCGCCCGCACGGTCGTCGCCCAGCTCGCGCTGTGGTGGGCGGGCGCCGTGTGCGTACCGCTCGATCCGGCGCATCCGCGCTCCCGTTCCGAGGCCCTGGCCGCCGACGCGGGCGCCACGCTGACCGTTGGCGACGGCAAGCTCCTCGAATCGGCGGAGCTCTCCGGTGCGACTCTTGCGCTGCCCGGTGCACCGCTGGTGGACGGCGGTGACCTCCCCGGCGCCGAACTCGGCCCGGACGCCGCGGCGTTCATCATGTTCACCTCGGGCTCGACCGGCCGTCCCAAGGGCGTGGCCCTCCCGCACCGTGCGATCGCCGAGCTGGTCTTTGACCCGGCGTACCTCACCCTCACCTCCCGCGACCGGGTGCTCTTCCACTCGCCGATGACTTTCGACGCCTCGACCTTCGAGGTGTGGGGAGCCCTGGCCAACGGAGCCGCCGTGGTGGTGTGCACCGCCGAACGGCCCTCGTTCGAGGACCTGGCCCGGCACGTGGAGCGCCACGGTGTCACCGTCGCCTTCTTCACCACCGCGCTCTTCCACCAGCTGGCCGCCCGCCGCTCGCGGCTCTTCTCGCTGCTGCGCACGGTGATCGTGGGCGGCGAGGCGCTGTCCGCGCACCATGCCCGCGAAGTACTGCACGCCTTCCCCTGGCTCGAACTGGTCAACGGCTACGGGCCGACGGAGGCGACGACCTTCACCACGGCCCACCGCGTCACCGACGCCGACTGCGACGGTCAGCTGCCCATCGGCCGGCCGATCGCCGGCGCGACCGTGCACCTTCTGGACGACTCAGGGCAGCCGGTCCCGGACGGGGAGCGCGGCGAACTGTGGATCGGCGGCAGCCGGCTGGCGCTGGGCTACACCGGTCAGCCGCAGCTGACCGCCGAGCGCTTTTGCGAGCAGCCGGGGCTGGGGCGCCTCTACCGCTCCGGTGACCTCGTCTCCCGGCGTCCGGACGGCACCCTCGACTTCCACGGGCGGACCGACGACCAGGTGAAGATCCGGGGCTTCCGGATCGAACCGGCGGAGATCGAACACGCCCTGCGGGAGCAGCCCGAGGTGGCGGACGCGGCCGTGACCGTGCACCGCCCCGCCCCCGACGACGCCCGCCTGGCCGCCTTCGTCGTGGCCGCGCCCGGCCCGGTGCCGCGCCCCGCCACCCTGCAGGACCGGCTCGCCGGCGTGCTGCCCGCCCACCTGGTGCCCGACGAGGTGCGGATGGTCGACGCGCTGCCGCTCACCGCTTCGGGGAAGGTCGACCGCCGCGCGCTGACGGATCTCGTCACCACGGACCTGCCCGACGCGGCGGCCGGGCCGCTGGGTCCGCTGGAGCAGGCCGTCGCCGAGGTCTGGGGCCGGTCGCTGGGCCGTGAGGTCACGCGTGCGGACGCCGACTTCCTCGCGCTGGGCGGTCATTCTCTGCTCGCGCTCGCGGTCACCGACGACCTGCGCGAAGAGCTCGGTGTCGAGCTGACGCTCGCCGACTTCTTCGCCGCCCCCACGGTGGCGGGGCACGCCGCGCTGGTCGAGCGCGCGCTCCTCGCCGCGCACAGCGATCTGCGCCCCGGCGCCCCGGAGGACACCGATGGCCACTGA
- a CDS encoding non-ribosomal peptide synthetase, with protein sequence MTQPMTARTPAPTTASGTRLPAPQGSLSIASGALPATAGGSGVLALFEEWAARSPQAPAVIDGAHRWTYRQIDTAADEAARALRDRVRPGDLVGVCLDRSAALVVTAVALARIGAVYLPLGPRPGERRTDAVTEDLNVVCLIGDPEVLPPRHRSAEHLPLALPGEGANATAMVVAAFTAPGPTARSAPPGAFYAVLTSGSTGRPKAVAVGEPALGTLLDWYRATTGLAPGDRQSLLIGVAFDPHLMELWAGLTSGAALVPAPDEVRWDPVVLADWWRASAVTAVVSATPMVEPLLERPWPQGLALRHLFVGGDRMRRRPGAEVTATVHNAYGPAEATVVSTVYAMQGTDDAAGTESAPPIGHPLPGVTVVVADADGRPVARGAEGELLIGGSGLALGYLDPDLTARRFLAVPEGIDLPGVERLYHTGDRVRMPDDGTLEFLGRLDDQVKISGVRIEPAEVEAAFEKDPAVLGAVVTAPRTADGHTRLVAYVRPAAGAVLTAEALLPAVRAWLPEQAVPSDVRIVDSFPLDANGKVDRAELARQAAAEAPRPGDAPADGDPIGGATPGERLVLSAVRDLLARSEVSLTESFTGAGGTSLLAARLLTVIEKESGVRLRAPELLRQPDLRAVALLVDTRLAARQPAGA encoded by the coding sequence ATGACCCAGCCGATGACCGCCCGGACGCCGGCCCCGACGACCGCCTCCGGCACCCGACTGCCCGCACCGCAGGGCTCGCTCAGCATCGCCAGTGGCGCGCTGCCCGCCACCGCCGGCGGGAGCGGCGTGCTCGCCCTCTTCGAGGAGTGGGCCGCCCGCTCCCCGCAGGCTCCGGCGGTGATCGACGGTGCGCACCGCTGGACGTACCGGCAGATCGACACCGCCGCCGACGAGGCCGCCCGGGCGCTGCGTGACCGGGTACGCCCCGGAGACCTGGTCGGCGTCTGCCTCGACCGTTCGGCCGCACTCGTGGTGACCGCCGTCGCGCTCGCCAGGATCGGCGCCGTCTATCTGCCGCTGGGCCCGCGTCCCGGTGAGCGCCGTACCGACGCCGTCACCGAGGACCTGAACGTCGTCTGTCTGATCGGCGATCCCGAGGTCCTGCCGCCCCGGCACCGGAGCGCCGAACACCTGCCGCTGGCGCTGCCGGGCGAGGGCGCCAACGCCACCGCCATGGTGGTGGCGGCATTCACCGCCCCCGGCCCCACGGCCCGTTCCGCACCCCCCGGGGCGTTCTACGCCGTGCTGACCTCAGGATCCACCGGCCGCCCCAAGGCGGTGGCCGTCGGCGAGCCCGCGCTCGGCACCCTGCTGGACTGGTACCGCGCGACGACCGGGCTGGCCCCCGGCGACCGGCAGTCCCTGCTGATCGGCGTCGCGTTCGACCCTCATCTGATGGAGCTGTGGGCCGGGCTGACGTCCGGGGCGGCGCTGGTGCCCGCGCCGGACGAGGTCCGCTGGGACCCGGTGGTGCTGGCCGACTGGTGGCGTGCGTCCGCGGTCACGGCGGTGGTCTCGGCCACCCCGATGGTGGAGCCGCTGCTGGAACGGCCCTGGCCACAGGGCCTGGCGCTGCGTCATCTGTTCGTGGGCGGTGACCGGATGCGGCGCCGGCCGGGCGCCGAGGTGACCGCCACCGTCCACAACGCCTACGGTCCGGCCGAGGCCACCGTGGTCTCCACCGTGTACGCCATGCAGGGCACGGACGACGCGGCGGGCACGGAGTCCGCGCCGCCGATCGGCCATCCCCTCCCCGGCGTGACCGTGGTCGTCGCCGACGCGGACGGCCGGCCGGTCGCACGGGGAGCGGAGGGTGAACTCCTCATCGGCGGAAGCGGTCTGGCGCTCGGTTACCTCGATCCCGACCTGACCGCGCGGCGCTTCCTGGCCGTGCCCGAGGGGATCGATCTGCCGGGAGTGGAGCGCTTGTACCACACCGGTGACCGGGTGCGGATGCCGGACGACGGTACGCTGGAGTTTCTGGGCCGCCTCGACGACCAGGTCAAGATCAGCGGGGTACGGATCGAACCGGCCGAGGTGGAGGCCGCGTTCGAGAAGGACCCGGCGGTCCTCGGCGCCGTGGTCACCGCGCCGCGTACCGCCGACGGCCACACCCGGCTGGTGGCGTATGTACGGCCGGCGGCCGGCGCCGTGCTCACCGCCGAGGCGCTGCTGCCCGCCGTACGCGCCTGGCTTCCTGAGCAGGCGGTGCCCTCGGACGTCCGGATCGTGGACTCCTTCCCCCTGGACGCCAACGGCAAGGTGGACCGGGCCGAGCTGGCGCGGCAGGCAGCCGCCGAGGCGCCGCGTCCCGGCGATGCCCCCGCGGACGGCGACCCGATCGGCGGCGCGACCCCCGGCGAGCGGCTGGTGCTGAGCGCCGTACGCGATCTGCTCGCCCGGTCCGAGGTCTCGCTGACCGAGAGCTTCACCGGGGCCGGCGGCACCTCGCTGCTCGCCGCCCGGCTGCTGACCGTCATCGAGAAGGAGAGCGGTGTCCGGCTGCGCGCCCCCGAGCTGCTGCGCCAGCCGGACCTGCGTGCCGTCGCGCTGCTCGTCGACACCCGCCTCGCCGCCCGGCAACCGGCGGGAGCCTGA